In Xyrauchen texanus isolate HMW12.3.18 chromosome 13, RBS_HiC_50CHRs, whole genome shotgun sequence, a single genomic region encodes these proteins:
- the uroc1 gene encoding LOW QUALITY PROTEIN: urocanate hydratase (The sequence of the model RefSeq protein was modified relative to this genomic sequence to represent the inferred CDS: deleted 1 base in 1 codon) — MSSLTEICAGLPLDPLPPNRGRDPSIPHAPVRTPNFTHEEERLALRNALRYFPPALHATLAAEFAQELREYGHIYMYRFCPALCIRAYPINQYPCRTRQAAAIMLMIMNNLDHAVAQFPQELVTYGGNGQVFSNWAQFWLVFHYLSIMTEEQTLVMYSGHPLGLFPSLPSSPRLVITNGMVIPNYSSREEYEKMFAMGITMYGQMTAGSYCYIGPQGIVHGTMLTVLNAGRRYLGSGDLRGRVFVTSGLGGMSGAQAKAAVIAGCIGVIAEVDESPLKKRHEQGWLMEVTSDLNHCIQRIRDAKKAKMALSLGYHGNIVDLWEHLYQEYEQTGELLVDLGSDQTSLHNPFSGGYYPVQLTFRQANQLMNTDPQSFRTLVQESLRRQVEAINNLTDAGMFFWDYGNAFLLEAKRAGAEVEKTGGGATEFKYPSYVQHIMGDIFSLGFGPFRWVCTSGDPADLAETDAIATAVLEEISSTVTECVRQQYNDNIRWIREAGKHKMVVGSQARILYSDQKGRVSIALAINQAIAKGRVSAPIVISRDHHDVSGTDSPFRETSNVYDGSAFCADMAVQNFVGDAFRGATWVSLHNGGGVGWGEVINGGFGLFLDGSEEAAQRARLMLNWDVSNGVARRCWSGNSNAYETIQRTMEDQGHLRVTMPYPVQDEHILDRALQG; from the exons ATGTCCAGCTTAACGGAGATCTGTGCGGGATTGCCCCTTGATCCTCTGCCCCCAAATCGTGGAAGAGACCCCAGCATACCTCATGCCCCTGTTCGTACACCAAACTTCACCCATGAAGAAGAACGG ctgGCTTTGAGGAATGCTTTGAGATACTTTCCTCCTGCACTACATGCGACTCTGGCTGCAGAGTTTGCACAGGAGCTCAGAGAGTATGGACACATATACATGTACCGCTTCTGTCCTGCACTCTGCATAAG AGCCTATCCCATTAATCAGTACCCGTGCAGAACAAGACAAGCTGCAGCAATTATGCTTATGATCATGAATAATCTGGATCACGCAGTAGCGCAG TTCCCACAAGAGCTTGTCACATATGGTGGAAACGGACAGGTGTTCAGCAACTGGGCTCAG TTCTGGCTGGTATTTCACTATCTGAGCATCATGACTGAAGAGCAAACCCTTGTGATGTACAGTGGCCATCCACTGGGTCTTTTTCCCAGCCTCCCTTCTTCCCCACGCTTG GTTATCACTAACGGAATG GTCATTCCAAACTATTCTTCTAGAGAGGAATATGAGAAGATGTTTGCTATGGGTATTACCAT GTATGGGCAGATGACAGCAGGGAGTTACTGTTACATTGGTCCCCAGGGCATTGTCCATGGCACCATG TTGACAGTGCTGAATGCAGGTCGAAGATACTTGGGCTCAGGTGACCTCAGAGGTCGTGTGTTTGTGACCTCTGGTCTAGGTGGCATGAGCGGAGCACAAGCGAAGGCTGCAGTCATTGCTGGCTGTATCGGGGTCATTGCTGAG GTTGATGAATCTCCCCTAAAGAAAAGGCACGAGCAAGGCTGGCTGATGGAGGTCACTAGTGACCTGAACCACTGTATCCAACGCATCAG GGACGCCAAAAAGGCAAAGATGGCCCTCAGTTTAGgataccatggcaacattgtggatCTTTG GGAGCATCTCTACCAGGAGTACGAGCAGACAGGAGAGTTGTTGGTGGATTTGGGCTCTGATCAGACATCACTTCATAACCCATTCAGTGGAGGATATTATCCAGTGCAGCTCACCTTCAGACAAGCTAATCAACTCATGAACACAGATCCTCAGAGCTTTAGAACCTTAGTACAGGAGAG CCTTCGTAGGCAGGTGGAAGCCATCAATAATCTGACTGATGCAGGGATGTTCTTCTGGGATTATGGAAACGCTTTTCTATTAGAAGCCAAGAGAGCAG gTGCGGAGGTCGAGAAGACAGGGGGAGGAGCTACTGAGTTTAAATATCCCTCATATGTCCAACACATAATGGG AGATATTTTTTCACTGGGTTTTGGACCGTTCCGCTGGGTTTGTACCTCTGGTGACCCTGCTGACCTGGCTGAGACTGATGCAATCGCCACTGCTGTATTAGAAGAGATAAGCTCAACAGTAACTGAATGCGTACGTCAGCAATACAATGACAACATCCGCTGGATCCGTGAGGCTGGGAAACACAAGATG GTTGTGGGTTCACAGGCCCGGATTCTCTATTCGGACCAGAAGGGAAGAGTGTCCATCGCATTGGCAATAAACCAAGCCATTGCAAAGGGCAGAGTCTCG GCTCCAATTGTCATCAGTAGAGATCACCATGATGTTAGTGGGACAGACAGCCCATTCAGGGAGACCTCTAATGTTTATGATGGCTCTGCGTTTTGTGCAG ACATGGCAGTGCAAAACTTTGTTGGTGATGCATTTCGTGGCGCCACATGGGTTTCCTTGCACAATGGAGGTGGAGTTGGATG GGGGGAGGTGATAAATGGCGGGTTTGGTTTGTTTCTGGATGGTTCTGAAGAAGCAGCGCAGAGAGCTAGACTAATGCTGAACTGGGATGTCTCTAATGGG GTGGCCCGGAGATGTTGGTCTGGCAATTCAAATGCTTATGAGACAATTCAACGTACCATGGAGGACCAGGGTCATCTAAGAGTCACCATGCCTTACCCAGTACAAGACGAACACATTCTGGACCGTGCACTGCAGGGCTAG
- the chchd4b gene encoding coiled-coil-helix-coiled-coil-helix domain containing 4b: MTALNKKGKDQVIFVTKEEHEIPSTIKLIKDDANEDHEEKGLILSSGEINWDCPCLGGMASGPCGERFKAAITCFHFSQEEVKGSDCLEQFMSMQECLRQHPELYPDEKEPDPHTANPEPNSQLKDSASISDFTLTSLQPKTLTQCQLSLMRCLHICP, from the exons ATGACTGCACTCAACAAGAAAG GGAAGGACCAAGTAATTTTTGTTACCAAGGAGGAACATGAGATTCCTAGCACCATAAAGCTCATTAAAGATGATGCAAATGAGGACCATGAAGAAAAAG GTCTTATCTTGTCGAGTGGTGAGATAAATTGGGACTGTCCCTGTTTAGGGGGGATGGCAAGTGGACCGTGTGGAGAGCGCTTTAAAGCTGCAATTACCTGCTTCCATTTCAGTCAAGAAGAAGTGAAGGGCTCAGACTGCCTGGAACAGTTTATGAGCATGCAGGAGTGTCTCCGTCAACACCCTGAACTTTACCCAGATGAGAAGGAGCCTGATCCTCATACTGCAAACCCTGAGCCAAACTCACAGCTGAAAGACTCTGCCTCCATATCTGACTTCACTCTGACTTCACTCCAACCAAAGACTCTGACCCAATGCCAACTGAGTCTAATGAGATGCCTCCACATTTGCCCATAG
- the LOC127654099 gene encoding protein transport protein Sec61 subunit alpha-like 1 — translation MGIKFLEVIKPFCAVLPEIQKPERKIQFREKVLWTAITLFIFLVCCQIPLFGIMSSDSADPFYWMRVILASNRGTLMELGISPIVTSGLIMQLLAGAKIIEVGDTPKDRALFNGAQKLFGMIITIGQAIVYVMTGMYGDPSEMGAGICLLIIIQLFVAGLIVLLLDELLQKGYGLGSGISLFIATNICETIVWKAFSPTTVNTGRGTEFEGAIIALFHLLATRTDKVRALREAFYRQNLPNLLNLISTVFVFAVVIYFQGFRVDLPIKSARYRGQYNTYPIKLFYTSNIPIILQSALVSNLYVISQMLSTRFSGNFLVNLLGTWSDTSSGGPARAYPVGGLCYYLSPPESFGSVLDNPVHAVIYIAFMLGSCAFFSKTWIEVSGSSAKDVAKQLKEQQMVMRGHRETSMVHELNRYIPTAAAFGGLCIGGLSVMADFLGAIGSGTGILLAVTIIYQYFEIFVKEQSEVGSMGALLF, via the exons ATGGGGA TTAAGTTTTTGGAGGTTATAAAACCGTTTTGTGCTGTTTTGCCggaaattcagaaaccagaacgAAAG ATCCAGTTCAGAGAAAAGGTGCTATGGACGGCCATTACATTGTTCATCTTTCTTGTTTGCTGCCAG ATCCCTCTGTTTGGGATCATGTCTTCAGACTCCGCAGATCCATTCTACTGGATGAGAGTAATCCTGGCCTCCAACAGAG gtACTCTGATGGAGTTGGGTATCTCTCCCATTGTGACCTCTGGTCTAATCATGCAGCTGCTGGCTGGAGCTAAAATCATTGAGGTTGGAGACACACCTAAAGACAGGGCACTCTTTAATGGAGCTCAGAAAT TATTTGGTATGATCATCACTATTGGCCAGGCTATTGTGTACGTCATGACTGGAATGTATGGAGACCCTTCAGAGATGGGTGCTGGCATCTGTCTGCTAATCATCATTCAG TTGTTTGTGGCAGGTCTGATTGTGTTGCTGCTGGATGAGTTGTTGCAGAAAGGTTACGGGTTGGGCTCTGGTATCTCACTTTTCATCGCCACTAACATCTGTGAGACCATCGTATGGAAGGCATTCAGCCCAACCACAGTCAACACAGGCAGAG gtactgagtttgaaggaGCCATCATTGCTTTGTTCCACCTGCTGGCCACTCGTACTGATAAAGTGCGAGCTCTGAGAGAGGCCTTCTACAGGCAGAACTTACCCAACCTCTTGAACCTCATTTCTACAGTCTTTGTCTTTGCTGTGGTCATATACTTCCAG GGCTTCAGAGTTGACCTGCCCATCAAGTCTGCACGTTACCGTGGCCAGTACAACACATATCCAATAAAGCTGTTCTACACCTCCAACATTCCCATCATCCTGCAGTCTGCTCTGGTGTCTAACCTGTACGTCATCTCTCAAATGCTCTCCACCCGCTTCAGTGGAAACTTCCTGGTCAACCTGCTGGGGACTTGGTCT GACACCTCATCTGGTGGCCCAGCCCGTGCCTACCCTGTAGGTGGTCTGTGTTACTATCTGTCCCCTCCGGAGTCGTTTGGTTCAGTGCTTGACAACCCAGTCCATGCAGTTATCTATATCGCCTTCATGCTGGGATCCTGTGCCTTCTTTTCCAAGACCTGGATTGAAGTTTCTGGATCATCTGCCAAAGAT GTGGCAAAGCAGCTGAAAGAGCAACAGATGGTGATGAGGGGGCACAGAGAGACCTCCATGGTTCATGAACTCAACAG GTACATCCCCACAGCGGCTGCATTTGGTGGGCTGTGTATCGGGGGCCTTTCAGTCATGGCTGACTTCCTGGGTGCTATCGGCTCAGGAACAGGGATTCTATTGGCAGTTACCATCATCTACCAGTACTTTGAGATATTTGTGAAGGAACAGAGTGAAGTCGGCAGCATGGGAGCGCTACTCTTCTAA